From Chlamydiota bacterium, the proteins below share one genomic window:
- a CDS encoding UDP-N-acetylmuramoyl-L-alanyl-D-glutamate--2,6-diaminopimelate ligase, translating into MKLRHLITQLEILKVSGNLDQEISGISYDSRKISPGDLFVAWQGTYSDGISFVEEALSRGVVAFCLENEWKGASSTTDSIPRVRVKDARSSLADLAKAFYRNPTQALQTIGVTGTNGKTTVSFLIESILRSSGIRCGLLGTVLYKIDERFMVADRTTPESLDIQKFAHDMVNSGCSSLVMEVSSHALEQGRVRGINFDAALFTNLTQDHLDYHKNFENYFRAKARLFENLKRDAVAVINEDDFYGKRLSHLTSGRIVSYGFSPERMVWARNIVLNSEKSVFEIVFPEGVIKLSLSILGRFNVTNALAAFAGTWALGVDPEKIKEGLEALDQVPGRMQFVPIPLPFQVMVDYAHTEDALKNVLSTLRPLVKGRLITVFGCGGDRDSDKRPKMGRVAALFSDQVVITSDNPRSEDPSFIALQIEEGVKEYQKPFKRILDRREAIEFAMSEAQEGDLILIAGKGHEKFQETGRVRIPFDDVVVAEQTVQSLKFSAPSKPTKASRNKEPE; encoded by the coding sequence ATGAAATTACGTCATTTAATCACTCAGTTGGAAATTTTGAAAGTGAGTGGAAATTTAGATCAAGAAATTTCTGGGATTTCATACGATTCAAGAAAGATCAGTCCTGGAGATTTGTTTGTCGCATGGCAAGGGACATATTCAGATGGTATTTCCTTTGTTGAAGAGGCTTTGAGTCGAGGGGTAGTTGCCTTCTGCCTTGAAAATGAATGGAAAGGAGCATCATCGACTACTGATTCTATCCCTCGGGTCCGTGTGAAAGATGCCCGCTCTTCCTTGGCTGATTTGGCGAAGGCTTTTTATAGAAACCCAACTCAGGCGCTTCAGACGATTGGAGTTACGGGGACCAATGGAAAGACAACTGTTAGTTTTTTAATTGAGTCTATTCTTCGCTCTTCAGGAATTCGTTGCGGACTTTTAGGAACTGTTTTATACAAGATAGACGAGCGCTTCATGGTTGCCGATCGGACCACTCCAGAATCTTTGGATATTCAAAAGTTTGCTCATGATATGGTAAATTCGGGTTGTTCGTCTCTTGTGATGGAGGTTTCAAGTCATGCCTTGGAACAAGGAAGGGTGAGAGGGATCAATTTTGATGCGGCCCTCTTTACAAATTTGACGCAGGATCATTTAGATTATCATAAAAATTTTGAAAATTATTTCCGAGCGAAGGCTCGTCTATTTGAAAATTTAAAGCGGGACGCAGTGGCCGTCATTAATGAAGATGACTTTTATGGGAAAAGGTTATCACATCTTACTTCAGGGCGAATCGTGAGTTATGGGTTTTCGCCAGAGCGCATGGTTTGGGCGAGAAATATTGTCCTAAATTCTGAAAAAAGTGTTTTTGAAATTGTTTTTCCAGAAGGGGTCATAAAATTATCTCTTTCGATCTTAGGCAGGTTCAATGTGACCAATGCCTTGGCTGCTTTTGCTGGTACTTGGGCTTTGGGGGTTGATCCCGAAAAGATTAAAGAGGGATTAGAGGCTTTAGATCAGGTTCCAGGCAGAATGCAATTTGTTCCTATTCCTTTACCTTTTCAGGTTATGGTGGACTATGCGCATACTGAAGATGCTTTAAAAAATGTCTTATCGACTTTACGCCCTTTGGTCAAGGGGCGCTTGATCACTGTTTTTGGCTGTGGGGGAGATCGTGATTCTGATAAGCGGCCAAAGATGGGACGGGTCGCGGCTCTTTTTTCTGATCAGGTGGTGATCACTTCTGATAATCCAAGGAGTGAGGACCCCTCTTTCATTGCTTTACAGATTGAAGAAGGAGTGAAAGAATACCAAAAACCGTTTAAGAGAATTTTAGATCGTCGAGAAGCCATTGAATTTGCAATGAGCGAGGCCCAAGAAGGAGATTTGATACTCATTGCTGGGAAGGGTCATGAAAAATTTCAAGAGACAGGTCGTGTTCGTATTCCATTTGATGATGTGGTGGTGGCGGAACAAACAGTTCAAAGTTTAAAGTTCAGTGCGCCAAGCAAGCCAACAAAAGCAAGCCGAAATAAGGAGCCTGAGTAA